Proteins encoded in a region of the Leptolyngbya sp. CCY15150 genome:
- a CDS encoding site-2 protease family protein, whose product MGSNNVEAIAHNGGGDRRQILAMNTGWRIGSILGIPILIAPSWFIILAVVTYAYGTTWQMMDWQPTMVWIAALTMALALFLSVVLHELGHSLVARSHAIPVQSITLFLFGGMATISQESKTPGQAFQVAIAGPSMSFGLYMVLALLEGLLPNGSPGRMVVANLAGINLMLALFNMLPGLPLDGGQVLKSAIWKLTGSRIQGVRWAARAGWLLGGLAIALSLVLLVRYAMVSVLWIALLGWFGLRHANAHQQFATLQSLLLRLTVSQAMTRDFISIEATQTLQDFGDRYLMGQPPPNCCFVVAEGVYQGVLRLDDLHQIPSADWARSPVSAITQPLETLPIVDENLCLADAIDRLEQQPYPWLLVRSPTGAIAGLLDRGDIVRALSKGLKQPINEEIVQQIKADQAYPDRLPLVAIAQTAQIR is encoded by the coding sequence ATGGGTAGCAACAACGTCGAGGCGATCGCCCATAATGGGGGAGGCGATCGCAGGCAGATACTAGCGATGAACACTGGCTGGCGCATTGGTTCCATCCTGGGCATTCCCATTCTCATTGCCCCCTCTTGGTTCATCATTCTGGCGGTGGTAACCTACGCCTATGGCACAACGTGGCAGATGATGGATTGGCAACCCACGATGGTCTGGATCGCTGCATTAACCATGGCATTGGCGCTATTTTTATCGGTGGTTTTGCATGAGCTGGGGCATAGTTTAGTAGCCCGCTCCCACGCCATTCCAGTGCAGTCGATTACCCTTTTCCTATTTGGCGGCATGGCCACGATCAGCCAAGAATCTAAAACGCCGGGGCAGGCTTTTCAGGTGGCGATCGCTGGCCCATCGATGAGTTTTGGGCTATACATGGTGCTGGCTTTGCTGGAAGGCCTGCTGCCCAACGGGTCACCGGGCAGAATGGTGGTGGCCAACTTGGCGGGGATCAATTTAATGCTGGCCTTGTTCAATATGCTGCCGGGCTTACCCCTCGATGGCGGTCAGGTGCTCAAGTCGGCCATCTGGAAACTCACGGGAAGCCGCATCCAAGGCGTACGCTGGGCGGCCCGAGCTGGCTGGCTACTGGGTGGATTGGCGATCGCCCTCAGTCTGGTCTTACTCGTCCGCTATGCCATGGTGAGCGTTCTGTGGATTGCCTTGCTGGGCTGGTTTGGTCTGCGCCATGCCAATGCCCATCAGCAGTTTGCCACCCTGCAAAGTTTGCTGCTGCGGCTAACGGTTTCCCAAGCGATGACCCGAGATTTTATCAGCATTGAAGCAACGCAGACCCTACAAGACTTTGGCGATCGCTACCTCATGGGACAACCGCCGCCCAACTGCTGCTTTGTGGTGGCTGAGGGTGTCTATCAGGGCGTGCTGCGGCTAGACGACCTGCACCAGATCCCCTCTGCTGACTGGGCCAGATCCCCCGTGAGTGCCATAACTCAGCCCCTAGAGACTTTACCTATTGTGGATGAGAACCTATGTCTAGCCGATGCTATTGATCGGCTAGAGCAGCAGCCCTACCCATGGCTTCTCGTGCGATCGCCAACCGGAGCGATCGCAGGTTTACTCGATCGCGGCGATATTGTGCGGGCACTGTCTAAGGGGCTCAAACAACCCATCAACGAAGAGATTGTCCAGCAGATTAAGGCAGACCAAGCCTACCCCGATCGCTTACCCTTGGTGGCGATCGCTCAAACAGCCCAAATTCGTTAG
- a CDS encoding ankyrin repeat domain-containing protein has translation MGVLLKCATCGGKVSSAAKACPHCGEPDFHGDGIADCRVDDKTLENGLATVSSSLMPEAAEVAETLANGSTYPEPETTLQVVETETVDAEPAPAPTRSIPLIVHWASLGCLSEIQQSIAEFPDVNVTGDDGYTALHAAAQQGHAEVVQFLLTHGANCGVRFKPDRPSPYAGFTPLMLAEKTGNHDVAELIRTKMEADQAQRIAASPRPRSQHSPIAKQAIADVAASARQSQPRVVNHNHTLGDKHLDVVYVFSNRSDLQTARRNGKCEWLQFETRAALRKRGFPLQIYPTINIWFKDKTEFYGNEGR, from the coding sequence ATGGGTGTTTTGTTAAAGTGTGCTACCTGCGGTGGCAAAGTTTCATCCGCTGCCAAAGCCTGTCCTCACTGTGGAGAACCCGATTTTCATGGAGATGGCATTGCCGATTGCAGGGTAGACGACAAGACGCTTGAGAATGGCCTAGCGACGGTCTCATCGTCTCTCATGCCAGAAGCTGCTGAGGTCGCCGAGACACTGGCTAATGGCAGCACCTACCCCGAACCAGAGACCACCCTGCAGGTTGTGGAGACAGAGACGGTGGACGCTGAACCTGCGCCCGCGCCTACCCGATCGATTCCTCTGATCGTCCATTGGGCATCCCTCGGCTGTTTGTCCGAGATTCAGCAAAGTATCGCCGAGTTTCCCGACGTCAATGTGACCGGTGATGATGGCTACACCGCCCTCCATGCTGCCGCGCAGCAAGGACATGCGGAGGTGGTGCAGTTTTTGCTCACCCATGGCGCAAACTGCGGCGTGCGCTTCAAGCCCGATCGCCCCTCTCCCTACGCTGGGTTCACGCCTTTGATGCTGGCGGAAAAAACGGGAAATCACGATGTGGCTGAACTCATTCGCACCAAGATGGAAGCCGATCAGGCCCAGCGCATAGCCGCATCCCCACGCCCCCGCAGTCAGCATTCGCCCATCGCCAAGCAAGCGATCGCGGATGTGGCCGCCTCAGCGCGCCAGTCGCAGCCCCGTGTCGTTAACCACAACCATACCTTGGGCGACAAGCACCTAGACGTGGTCTATGTTTTTTCTAACCGCAGCGATCTGCAAACGGCTCGGCGCAATGGCAAATGCGAATGGCTGCAGTTTGAAACCCGAGCTGCCCTCCGCAAGCGTGGCTTTCCGCTGCAGATCTATCCAACCATCAATATTTGGTTTAAAGATAAGACAGAATTTTATGGCAACGAGGGACGATAG
- a CDS encoding GNAT family N-acetyltransferase: protein MTQDDFIIRQMTPADLELALDWAAAEGWNPGLTDAIAFHQTDAKGFLMGHIGDQPAGSIAAVRYGDRYGFLGLYIVQPQWRGRGYGMQLWQAGLQILGDRTLALDGVLAQVDNYQTFGFKTAHHHIRYEGLGEAYAKQAGVVPLRDIPFTTLLDYDTQHFLDRRPTFLQAWVGLNEGYAFLEHGQLLGYGVIRATRRGFKLGPLFADRPAIAQALFQALLTHAIGQPVFLDCPDANPEAIALAETHDMKPVFTCARMYTQAPPPLPLAKIFGVTTLELG, encoded by the coding sequence GTGACTCAGGACGACTTCATCATTCGTCAGATGACGCCAGCGGATCTAGAGCTAGCGTTAGATTGGGCGGCGGCAGAGGGCTGGAATCCAGGGCTAACCGATGCGATCGCTTTCCATCAAACTGACGCTAAGGGGTTTTTGATGGGGCATATCGGGGATCAGCCCGCGGGCTCCATCGCGGCGGTGCGCTATGGCGATCGCTATGGCTTCCTTGGCCTCTACATTGTGCAACCGCAGTGGCGCGGGCGCGGCTATGGGATGCAGCTCTGGCAGGCAGGGCTACAGATCCTCGGCGATCGCACCTTGGCCCTAGACGGCGTTCTGGCCCAGGTGGACAACTACCAAACCTTTGGCTTCAAAACTGCCCATCACCATATTCGCTACGAAGGGTTGGGAGAAGCCTATGCCAAACAGGCCGGCGTTGTGCCCCTGCGAGATATTCCCTTCACCACCCTGCTGGACTATGACACCCAGCATTTCCTCGACCGCCGTCCCACCTTTCTACAGGCCTGGGTGGGTCTCAATGAAGGGTATGCCTTTCTAGAACATGGGCAACTTCTCGGCTACGGCGTCATTCGGGCCACCCGCCGAGGTTTCAAACTTGGCCCCTTGTTTGCCGACCGGCCAGCGATCGCCCAGGCCCTCTTCCAGGCATTGCTCACCCATGCCATCGGTCAACCGGTATTTCTCGACTGCCCCGATGCCAATCCGGAGGCGATCGCCCTGGCCGAAACCCACGATATGAAACCCGTGTTCACCTGCGCCCGCATGTATACCCAAGCGCCACCGCCCCTGCCCCTGGCTAAAATTTTCGGCGTCACCACCCTAGAGCTAGGCTAG
- the rsmG gene encoding 16S rRNA (guanine(527)-N(7))-methyltransferase RsmG, which produces MTSDLPSTASLPSQLDIWQETLAWQPTPAQQDQFQTLYAYILDANQHVNLTRITEPLDFWEKHLWDSLRGVGMGLANAAPARVMDVGTGAGFPGLPLAIARPDWDLTLLDSTRKKIDVVQAALPLLELTNVIPMVGRVETLGHLPTHREQYDWVLVRAVASVATCAEYALPLVKLGGQVVLYRGQWTVEEEQQLQAVARQLGGAIAQVDAFETPITQGVRHSIYLTKVAATPAAYPRAVGIPKQQPLLA; this is translated from the coding sequence ATGACGTCCGATTTGCCTTCTACCGCTTCCTTGCCCAGCCAGCTCGATATCTGGCAAGAGACTCTTGCCTGGCAACCTACCCCTGCCCAGCAGGATCAGTTTCAGACCCTCTATGCCTATATCCTCGATGCCAACCAGCACGTCAACCTCACGCGGATTACCGAGCCCCTCGACTTTTGGGAAAAGCATCTGTGGGATTCTTTGCGGGGGGTGGGGATGGGGTTGGCCAATGCAGCGCCAGCGCGGGTGATGGATGTGGGCACAGGGGCCGGCTTTCCGGGGTTGCCCTTGGCGATCGCTCGTCCAGATTGGGACTTGACCCTGCTCGACTCGACCCGCAAAAAGATTGACGTGGTGCAGGCAGCACTGCCGCTGTTGGAGTTGACCAACGTCATACCCATGGTGGGTCGGGTGGAAACCCTAGGTCATTTGCCGACCCACCGGGAACAGTACGACTGGGTACTGGTGCGGGCAGTGGCATCGGTGGCCACCTGCGCTGAATATGCCCTGCCCTTGGTGAAGCTGGGGGGGCAGGTGGTGCTCTATCGCGGGCAGTGGACAGTGGAGGAGGAGCAGCAGTTGCAGGCGGTGGCTCGGCAGTTGGGCGGGGCGATCGCTCAGGTGGATGCTTTTGAGACCCCCATTACCCAAGGCGTGCGCCATAGTATCTACCTCACCAAAGTGGCGGCTACGCCCGCAGCCTATCCCCGTGCCGTGGGCATTCCCAAACAGCAGCCCTTACTAGCCTAG